The Mobula birostris isolate sMobBir1 chromosome 16, sMobBir1.hap1, whole genome shotgun sequence genome contains the following window.
tgagccaataggctggtcctggacttatttcctggcataatttacatattactatttaacgatttatggttttattactatttattatttatggtgcaactgtaatgaaaaccaatttcccccgggatcaataaagtatgactatgactataaattcTACTGACTGTTGTATgtaaaaatcccaagagatcaagaagtttctgagatactcaaaccatcccatctggcaccgtcaatcattccactgtcaagaTCACTTGGATCACTTtgttcggtctgaacaactgctgaacctcttgaccgcgtctgcatgctttaatgcattgagtggCTGCCACACGATTGGGTGATTAGGtctttgcattaatgagtaggtgtacaagtgtatcgaataaagtggccactgagagtatacaCAAGTGGTTCTGCAGATGCCGGCAATTCAGAGTataacactcaaaatgctggaggaactcagcgggtcaggcagtatttgtggAAGGGAATAAAAGGTTGGCATCTCAGGCTGAGAgcattcatcaggattggaaaggaagggggaagaagacagaataagaagttgTGGGGAGGgcgtacagtacagtgcaaatgcATTCGGCACATATATCTAGCCGGGGGTCTGGgaattttgcacagaactgtatttgtcgatgaggagcggagagcgagtttgtaaatctggcgggggcaaagaatgttgggaatagcgagggtggagtgctgcgggaggggtgtgggacagaagGAGTTCCTCAGGtgggtggtggtgtgggtgcagacacacccagccctgagacaccaggcaaggtcatttgattctaagcaattggtttattgatcattacagaatgtctctctggtgcttcccgctccctcccctctcccttccccttttcccaatcatgattcccctctccctgcccccttcctactctcagaCCCATATCAGAAATAGGTTTATCTTCACTCATatacgtcatgaaattagtttttttttgcggcagcagtacaatgcgatacatagaattactacagtactgtgtgaaaTTCTTAACCACCCCGGtcatatatatgtgcccaagacattTCCGCAGTACTGGAATGCTGATGGGTGAGAGGGAAGATGATGAAGTGAAaagacccggatctgggccgtaccctccaaatatccggacctgcctctcggttttttttttgcactgccttactttccatttttctattttctagttctgatttataatttaaatttttaatatttactatgttttactatttttaatatttaatatttgtaatccagggagcaggaagcgcagaatcaaatatcgctgtgatgattgtacgttctagcatcaattgtttggcgacaataaagtataaagtataaagctgggtggtgacaggtgagaccggggtggggaggggtggatgCCAGATGCTTATACATTACTGAATGGCACGGCTCAGGTGCCTCAGCGAACTCAAGAGGTTACAGTGATACTGAGGGTCAAAGTCATGCACAGGAGGCTTGGCAGACAGCCAGATCCTAAAGAATGTGAGTTCAGAGCCGGTAATCCACCGTCTCAATCTTCTCAGCTGCACACCACCAATCTACTGATGAGTGAAATCCTACCTTGCATCCGTCTCCACTGAGGCCCTATAAATAACCTCACTCATTTCCGGTCAAGACAGCAGAAGACAATTGGGCTTGCTCAGGGGAATTCGAGGCAATGTCACGGCAGGGctcaataaatatcgagcccaggAATCGCTGCAAAACTCAAGGCGGAATCAAATTCTGCTTGCGCTGCACTGCAACCCACATTTCAGTTTCCCTGGGCTCGTTGAGACGACTTCCAAGAATAGGTAACTTGCGTCTAATTTCAAATGGGAGAACTTGAAACGGCAGCCACTTTGACCCCTCCTGTTGTCAGGAGGATTTGGAGGTTACTCTGATGGGGCACTGGTACAAGCAAAAAAATTCTCAAGTGGGAAATAGCTCAAGGTCTTTTAAAAAAGATGCATGGGAAAGCAGGACTGCAGAAATGCTGCTTccacaacctcactccttccctaCATCCGcatcaagcaggatttcccagtggctagCTGTTTAAattccattcctgttccgacatgttggtccatggcctcaccTACTGCCACATTTCATCcaggtagcctgcaacctgacggcatgaatgtcgatttctctAACGTCTGGTAGTTTCTCCTCCCCTCCGTGacctctcttttcccattcctcattctggctcccctcgtCCTCCTCCTCACCGGCCTGttacctccctccctcctcccctttctcccgtggtccactccttacagacagaaatgggagttgaacccaggtcactcgTGCTGCAAAGCGTTACGCTAGCTGCCATGCCCGGCAGCCGCCCCAGAGTGGCGGGTGACTGAACCGGGGTGTCAGGGCCCGCGGTAGAAGCGTGCGTCAGAGCAGCACccgcaaaacgctggaggaatcagcagcttgggcagcacctatggaaatgaataaacaatttgtgtttccggccaagacccttcatcaggactggaaagaaagtggggggagggaacgaCTATATGCTAAAAGGAGATAggacaaaccaggtgagggggtttgaagtgagaactgatcggtgaaaaaggtgaaggtGTTTAAGATGCTTTTGGATATGCAGAGAACGGAGgggtatggatcatgtgcaggcggaagtgaattagtttaatttggtacCATGTTTGGCACAGATATCGTaggcagaagggtctgttcctgtcttgtactgttctataattaattaGGTGCAAGAAAATAGGAACTGGAGCTGAAGTTTCAATCACTTTAGCCTAATCTATTGTATCTTGTGGAAGAtctgagagagagtgatggaccaCACCTTTTGAGAGCCCCCAACTCAACAAAGGGCATGGAGTGACGTTGAGAGGGTGAAAGGTTTAAAGCGGATGTTCGTTTTTTAACAGACGGAGGGTGGTGAGTGCCTGGGGCAGTGGTCTGTACCAGTGTCTGAACATCTTACCCTCCAAATCCTCTTGATACCGGGCCAGTCCAGTAGGGGTCTAAGTGGCTGCGGTTTCAAATCGCCTGTTTGAAATCAGATGCAAGTTACTTATTCTTGGAAGTCGcacgctcaatgattcaggaacggtTCCCCTTCCCTggcgccatcaggtttctgaatagtccatgagcaCTGCCTGACTCTTTTTGAttgctttttgcactactcatgtAACTTGTACACATGTATTTATTTtgatgtactgtactgctgccgcaaaacaacacaaTCTCACGACATGTGTCAGTGatagtgataaacctgattctgcttcttgTTCAAGCACATGCGAGAGGGGCATTCACAAAGTTCTCCGATAGGTGCACAAACGTGCAGAGAttagaaggatatggatattgtgcaaGCAGAAGAGAGTTTAATTGGGCTTGATTATTTAATTacaacactgtgcaaaagacttgggcggcctagatatatatatatatatctctctctaagaattctgcacagcactgtatgttggttaaaataggaaggtggttgggaaacagtTAGCTTAGTAGTGTTAAGTGtttggatggtggggtggagatacgtccctaccaaaggaggtgaaaggtgctccatccctccgctagcctacaggtcacccttgggcaaggtgtagcacctgcctagccCCCAATCAGGGCCATAgaaagccatgggggcaggtggtggatggtcgtatgagcagctggtgcagatcacaagtcctgggtatgtgaccactgacgccaggcagacaatctctgaagagtagtgatagtggctgggggtcacccattttgtaaagacactgctcagaagaaggcagtggcaaactaggtctgtagaaaaatttgccaagaacaatcatggtcaaggccATGATCATACAATATGGCACAAAATGATGGTgagtattaagtgttatttggtaacagGAAAGACAATATACAGTACTGGGGTCTTGAACACTTGCCCAAGACTTTTGTAGAGTATTGTAGTTCGGGActacatcgtgggccgaagggcttgatGCTCTTTCAGGTTTTATGTTCTAAACAGCAGCTTAAACTTTCAGCTTTGCACTGTATGCAGGGCACAGGCCATGCCAGGGGCTCAGAGAGAGGGCAGCacgatagtgtagcagttagtgtaaggCTTAACAGCGCCAGCTGCAGGATCAGGGTTCAATACCTGCTCTTGTCTATagggagtttgtaccatctcccccCAAGACcgctgggtttcctccgggtgctccagtttcctctgatATTTCGTGGGCGTacaggttagggtcagtgagttgtgagcatgctctgTTAGCACTGGAggcatggtgacatttgtgggccTCCCCCAGTACCATCCTCGCTGATTTGGTTCAAATCAAACAATGCATTCCACTCTttgtttctatgtacatgtgacaaaaaaaaacttctttcTTTGACCCATTTGCTAACGTCCAGTTGCATGTGTTTTTAATACAAAGACTTGCTTTTCAATTCGTCACAAGTCTCCATTCATTTTCTCCACATCGCTGCAAACTCCCCCCTAACCCATATTCAAGcattttatcaaagttcaaagtgtattttattatcaaagtacatgtatgtcagcatatacgaccctgagattcattttcttgtgggcattctcaataaatctatagactAGTAACCTTAACAAAATGATTGAAAGACCACTCAACCTGGGTGTTCAGTCATTGtagaagatgacaaactgtgcaaatagaaaaatgaaataatgataataaataaataagcagtgtgtatcgagaacatgagataaagagtctttgaaacttgagtccataggttgtgggaacagttcagtgatgggccaagtgaagttgaatgaagttatcccctctggttcgagGGCCTGCTGGTTGAATCTCCCTCTCGAGGAATTACAAACTGACTTGTTGTcatctgccctctggtccttatGCCATTTATAATAAATCTGGGTGCAAAtctcattaaaaaaaattattgatgAAATAACTCAGAGTGCTAGGTACCTGGGAACGTGTTGCCAGGTGTGGCGGTAGAGGcaaatgccctctaatccaggtagtatTGTGGCGGACCTGAGTAAGGGTGTTGAAGTTTACGTGGGGCAGGCAGGAGATGGaatcgagagggataataaatataGCTGTGgtcaaatggtagagcagacagaGCTGAAAGAGTTAATTCGGCTCCAATGTTTTGGACACAATGGTCtagcctcttctgtaccctctccaaagctaccacatccttcctgtaaagaGGCTACTAGACTGCACAAGCTTTTACATCAATCTCTTTGCCCAATAACAGGACCCAGTCTCTCGCGCTCTTTACATGTCTCTGGCCTGTTGCCCAAGTGGGATACTTGGCTTTGACAACAATACGGAAAATACCAGAGAGAAATCTGACCAGCAGTTTGCTGTTTCTATCGATCAGCTTCCCAATATACAGAATTGATGCATccatcgggaagattaagccaaacaTCGGTAGAATAAAGATGAGggggaatatctttagccagggtgcggtgaatctgtggaattcattgccacagacagctgtggaggccaagtcagtaggagtatttaaagtagaggttgatacatttgtgattagtcagggcatcaaaggttatggggagaaggcaggagaatggggttgagaagcataataaatcagctaagatggaacggcagagcagagggccaaatggtctaattttgctcctgtgtcttatggccttatgatagtttggggggtggggttttTTTGAGATTATTATGTTTCGAAGGAAGGACCACACTAGACCCCAAATCAGTCCTGCTGAACACAGTAACTGTccgtctgagcaacacacaaataataggaactcagcagggtctgtggaggggaataaggaGTCGACttctcaggccaagacccctcgtCCCTCCAATGTGCCTTAAACATCTTCCACTGGCATTCTCTCATCTTAAATCaaggttccaagtaaatttattatcaaagtacatatatgtcaccatatgcaatcctcagattcattttcttgtgggaatacttGTGGGAATGAATTCATACTAGAATAATTACCATAATAGAATCGATGGAAGACCGCATCAACTTGGGTGTTCAGCCTGCCTGCAAAAGGCAGTAAACTGTaccaatacaaaaagaaacaattgataataaataaataagcaataaatattgagaacatgagatgaagagtccttgaaagtgagtccattggtttttaggcatccattagtctcatgagaccatggatttgcgcattggaaggtttccaaggcGCAGGgctgggcaagtttgtatggaagactggcagttgcccatgctgcaagtctcccttctccatgccaccgatgttgtccaagggaagggcattaggacccacacagcttggcaccagtgtcattgcagagaaatgtgtggttaagtgccttgctcaaggacacaacatgctacctcagccaaggctcgaactagcaaccttcaaatcactagacgaccgccttaaccacttggccacacgccaacacgcATTGGTTGTGAAAACAGTTAAATGATGGGATGGGTGAGGTTATCCCCGCTGGTCCAagcacctgatggttgaagggtaataactgtttctgaacctggtggtgtgagtcctgaggcacctgtaccttgtcctgatggtagcagtgagaagacagcacgaTCTGGAGTGGTGGAGTTCCGTGACGATGGATGGAGTTTTCCTGTCACAGTGCTTCCAATAGATGTGCTGAGTggtgggaggactttacctgtggacTGCGTtgtttccactactttttgtaggcttttgctTTCtgtactaggctgtgatgcaggtAGTCAGTcggctctccaccacacacctgcagaagtttgtgaaagttttagatgttatgccggGCCCCCTGACAAGTGCTCCAAAATTATAACAATGAAGAATTTAATTCATTGGGACGTTATCAAACTTGGACATGAGCATTATTGCTGTTTGTCCTCTGACCAGGAAGATAGCTCACCCATTTCAGAAGGGTCAGCTGTGTTGGTCTAGGATTGGAGTCACCAATGGACGTAGAGAATGTCAGGTCCTACCCCACTGAAGACCTGGATAAACTAGGTGGCACCATATGTTAATTGGACAGGCACATATACCTCAGCTTGGCTAAGGAGTACGAGTCTTATCCATTTCAGCAGAGCCTTCAAGACCCCGCACCCAATCCTGGGAATTTTACATATTGGTTTATGTGGAAAACAGTACAACATGTTTCCCAAGAGCAGAATTCTCAGCCTGGCCTCAGTTAATGGGAGGATTCCATAGAATAACATAGTTTGAGAACACCTGCCTGAGAGGAATGCCGGTGGTTTAATTGAGCTTGCTTTGCCTCTCAATCATTTCTTTTTGGCCTCCCCTAGAAATCTGTGGAGGCTAAATCACTAATTAGATGCAGAGATCGAGAGATTTCCCAATTCCGTAAATAAGTGAGAATATGAGGagaagcgcaaacacgaggaaatctgcggatgctggaaattcaagcaacgcacacaacaaatgctggtgaacgcagcaggccaagcagcatctctaggaagaggtacagtcgacgtttcaggccgagacccttcgtcaggtctcggcccggaacgtcgactatacctcttcctagagatgctgcctggcctgctgagttcaacaGCATTTTTTATATGAGGGGAAGATGGTGTTTGGGCATTGATTTAtcgtgtgtttcgatgtacatatgacaattaaagctgatctttaaattGGGCTGGTTTAGATGGGAATCGTGGTTACTATGGACCATTTGGGCCAAAGGGCGTGTCctgtgctgtgtgactccatGAGCCATTAGGGTGCCTCCATTAGATTGATGGTTTGGAACAAGTTTCATGAAACTGAAGACCTTCTTAATATTCATATTACAGTACTTTTGTACTGtaggaggctatttggcccaccaagtccatGTCAGCACTTGGATCAAccctagttaaagttaaagtctgtcctgagccttataggctcatcaggccagtgcttatgccagtttccgtggcgcgaagcaactgagagtacgcgactccccccccccccccccccggataggacgcctgTCTATCGCGAGGTTGGATCAACCCTACTTCTCCCCTTATTCGCTCTCGCAGGCACTCGTTATTATCCATCCCACTCCCTTCAGCAGCTGCCCCAACACTGAAGGTAGTTTATACTGACTGATCGACCCACTTCAGGAGTGCTGGAGGGGCTGTAGTGATGGGAGGGCGTACAAGCTCCACGTGGACAGCGGTTTTAATGAAGTTCTCCTTCTCTTGCAGCGTCCGCCACCTCTCCGGCCGGGAGGATGACATAGGCGAGGGGGCTTTCCCGAGCAAGTGGTCTCGCAGGGTCTACTACGTCCGAGTGGCGGCAggaggcgggagagagagagacggcgCCGGGGAGCGGGATGGCGGAGCGGTGGACTGGCTATCTGTGGGCCTTCCACCTGGTATCCCACCTGGTCCTTGTTGCCCCGGCAACCGGGGCCCGCCCGCCTTTCAGGACCTTCGGAGCCTCCGATTCCAGCCTGACCCACCTCGCGGTCCACCAGGGGACGGGGGTGGTCTACGTGGGGGCTGTGGACAGGATCTATAAGTTGGCGGGCAACCTGACCTTGCTGCGCTCCCACGTTACGGGTCCCGTGGAGGACAATGTGCGCTGCTACCCGCCGCCCAGCGTGCAATCCTGCCCCCATCCGCTGTCCCTCACCCGCAACGTCAACAAGCTCCTGCTCATAGACTACGCCCAGAACCGCCTCATCGCCTGTGGGAGCACCTTCCAGGGCATCTGCCAGTTCCTGCGGCTGGATGACCTCTTCAAGTTGGGGGAGCCCCACCACCGGAAGGAGCACTACCTGTCTAGCGTTAGTGAGGCGGCTACCATGTCTGGTGTAATCATCTCCGGCCCCAACAGCACCAACAACAAACTCTTCATTGGCACGCCTATCGATGGCAAGTCGGAGTACTTCCCTACCCTCTCCAGCCGGAAGCTGATGGTCAATGAGGAGAACGCGGAGATGTTTGGCTTTGTCTACCAGGATGAGTTTGTGTCCTCACAGCTGAAGATCCCATCGGACACGCTGTCCAAGTTCCCGGCCTTTGATATCTACTACATCTACAGCTTCAGCAGCGAGCAGTTCGTCTACTACCTGACCCTTCAACTCGACACCCAGCTAACGTCGCCGGATTCCAGTGGCGAGCAGTTCTTCACCTCGAAGATCGTCCGGCTGTGCGTGGGCGACCCCAAGTTCTACTCCTACGTCGAGTTTCCCATTGGCTGCCTGAAGGATGGCGTGGAGTATCGGCTCATTCAGGATGCCTACCTGTCCAAACCGGGCAAGTACCTGGCTCGCTCCCTGAAGATCTCTGAAAAGGAGGACATCCTCTTCACCGTCTTCTCCCAGGGGCAGAAGAACCGGATGAAGCCGCCCAAGGAGTCAGCCCTCTGCTTGTTCACGTTGAGGAAGATTAAGGAGAAGATTAAGGACAGGATCCAGTCCTGCTACAGGGGGGAAGGGAAGCTCTCGTTGCCCTGGCTACTCAACAAGGAACTGGCCTGCATAAATTCCGTGAGTACCAGACTTGATTACTTTCCAAATTCCGCATGGGTTTCATCTAGTTGCTCCAAGTTCTGTAAAGCCTTGGGTAGGTAGGTGAAATAGCAGTGGATTCAGTTATTATTATtctatgtactgaggtacagtggaaaacttCATTTGAATTCGCCACAATTAAGTTGACAATAGTTAAGTTGGACGGCAGGGGTCTTGGAGGAATCAACATTGGCTATAAGATATGGAAATcagattaggccattcatccaGTTGAGCGTGATTGAATGGTAAAACAAAGTCGCAGAGaaatacagaaaataaacaggcccttcagcctatctattcTGTGCTGAGCTGTTATTCTGTCTAgccccatcgacccacacctgcaGCTTAGCCCTCCCTATCCTTCCCTTTGATGTCCGTACAAACTTCTCCTCgttgttgcaattgaacccacatctaccacttccactggcagctcgttccacactctcaccacctgccTCAGGTtccactttcacccttaacctatgacctgtaGTTGTTGTCTCAGCCACCCTCAGGGAGAAAGTCTGCTTGTACTCCTCATGAACCATCTGACACGTTGATCTTTTTTTAAACCcgcttctcctgccttctcccctataacctttaacacccttaacaatcaagaacttatcaatctctgccttaagtatacccagtgacttgatctccactaccctctgtggcaatgaattccacagattcaccacccactggctgaagaaatgcctcctcatctccgttctaaagggacgtctctTTATTCTGGGTTTGTGCTCTTGGAGCCTACACACTCTCCTATGAATAGAAATGATCAAAGATTACTGGAAAGATCAGTTGGAGTAGGACATAACTGTGAggcagcagattcaatgggctgaacggccttcTATTATGAAATGTGATCATATCAAGCTGGAAGGAATGCAGAGATcatttacgaggatgctgccaggattcaAGGATTGGAATTGTGGAAGGAGGTTGGGCAGACAAgggctttatttcttggaataagactgagggatgaccttataAATGTGTGTAACATAATGAAGGACATAGGCAAGGCCAGTACACTTCATTTTTTACCCAGGGAAGAGAAACGAAAAACTAGAGGGTGTGGTTTTAAGGGGAGAGGTTAAAGAGAGGACCTCAGGGACAACAGTGgttaaatggaatgagctgccagaggaaatggttgtaacaggtacaataacaacatttaaattgatacccccccacccccatcaccagtggtccccaaccaccaggccacaaagcacgtgctaccgggccgcgaggaaacgatatgatttggcgataggagtcagctgcacctttcctcattccttgtcacgcccactgttggaacttgaacgcacacgaggtcattacccgcgcgtcatccatgtcagcacgggaagatcaactccttgagcttgtaaatgacggcgggctgaaaagtatgtttgacataacatctctgccagcattctggatcaaagtcaaggctaaatatcctgagatagccacgaaagcactgaaaatgttgcttccatttccaatataTCTCTGTGAaatggagttttctgcaatgaatgcaacgaaaactaaattgcggaatagacttcgagtatcgctgtctcccatcgccccttgatgggactgtcttgttgtggggaaacaagcccagggctcccactgattcagcaatattggtgtgttgcaatgattttatatgttcatacggggaaaatatgcgctgtgtgtttaatattaaatttgtaagatagacccttttagaaacgaaattgagtgtattagccacttataagtgacttagttGACTTATCAACTacattccggttgtgattaacacctccccaccccaccaccgccctgtcggctggtccacaagaatattggtcaaTATCAAACCGGTCCgccgtgcaaaaaaggttggggacccctgcccttcaccattccccattcctatttccttCTCTGTCCTTACCAccctacctgcctatcacctccccctggtgcttctcccccttctctttctttcatggtcttctctcctatcagattcccccttctccagccctttatctctttcaccaaccaacttcccagatctttacttcaccccttccccctctcctagattcaccatcacctaccagcttgtactcccaccttcttactctgaatgCTCCTCTTTCTttctggcctgaaacatcaattgtttactctttttcatagatgctgcctggcctgctgcgtttttccagcattttgtgtgtgttgcatttaaATGACATGGTTAAGAACAGGGATATaagtggtttagagggatatggttaAACACTTGACTAGATCTCTTTGTATGCTAAAAGATGAATAATTGATCTCCCTATCCACCTCATTATAGATGTtgcactccctctcctctccgaTTAGATTCCTTCCACTCCAACCCTTGGACCTttcccaccaacctggcttcacctatcaccttctggttagccttcttccccttcccctggcatcttcacccttccttctcgctcctgaagaaggctctcagcccaaaaagttgacagtttattaattttcataaacgctgcctgacttactgagttgaTCCAGCATTCTGGATGtgatactctggatttccagcatctgaagacttTCTCATGATTATGATTTCCATTTCATCTGCCTGCAATGCCCTTTATCTGTAACAGTTTTCTTTGGACTCAATTTCagcaactcttcatctcatgttcttggtattgttattgtttatttatttattattattatttctttttgtatttgtagaattgtcttctgcactctggttgagtcCCCCCGTTAGGCGGACTTTCACTGATTGTGTTATAgctattattctgtagatttgttgagtatgctgcgaagaaaatgaatctcagtgttatatatggtgatgtatatgtacttcgataataacatTTAAATTAGAATTTTAAACTttataaactctggttaggtcacacggaatattgtgttcatttctgttcACTGCATGACAGGAATGATGTAGAAGCTTTAATGatagtgcaggggagatttac
Protein-coding sequences here:
- the LOC140210964 gene encoding plexin-A1-like isoform X3, which translates into the protein MAERWTGYLWAFHLVSHLVLVAPATGARPPFRTFGASDSSLTHLAVHQGTGVVYVGAVDRIYKLAGNLTLLRSHVTGPVEDNVRCYPPPSVQSCPHPLSLTRNVNKLLLIDYAQNRLIACGSTFQGICQFLRLDDLFKLGEPHHRKEHYLSSVSEAATMSGVIISGPNSTNNKLFIGTPIDGKSEYFPTLSSRKLMVNEENAEMFGFVYQDEFVSSQLKIPSDTLSKFPAFDIYYIYSFSSEQFVYYLTLQLDTQLTSPDSSGEQFFTSKIVRLCVGDPKFYSYVEFPIGCLKDGVEYRLIQDAYLSKPGKYLARSLKISEKEDILFTVFSQGQKNRMKPPKESALCLFTLRKIKEKIKDRIQSCYRGEGKLSLPWLLNKELACINSPLQIDDDFCGQDFNQPLGGTTLVEGIPLLVDGEDGMTSIAAYDYRGHSVAFFGTRSGKIKKVLVDSVGPGSGGPLLYENVTIAEGSPILRDLVFSPDYQYIYAMTDKRVSRVPVESCEQYESCELCLGSRDPHCGWCVLHNVCSRKDKCDRANEYQRFASNLRQCVQLSVQPRNISVTTSEVLLILQTRNVPDLSTGVNCSFEDFTETEGRIMDGRIYCRSPSAKDIIPITKGQGDKRVVKLYLKSKETGKKFASTDFVFYNCSVHQSCLSCVDGSFPCHWCKYRHICTQNAADCSFQEGRVNTSEDCPQILPSTEIFIPVGVVKPITLAAKNLPQPQSGQRSYECIFDIQGTVHRVPALRFNSSRVQCQNTSEGGTEA
- the LOC140210964 gene encoding plexin-A1-like isoform X4, producing the protein MAERWTGYLWAFHLVSHLVLVAPATGARPPFRTFGASDSSLTHLAVHQGTGVVYVGAVDRIYKLAGNLTLLRSHVTGPVEDNVRCYPPPSVQSCPHPLSLTRNVNKLLLIDYAQNRLIACGSTFQGICQFLRLDDLFKLGEPHHRKEHYLSSVSEAATMSGVIISGPNSTNNKLFIGTPIDGKSEYFPTLSSRKLMVNEENAEMFGFVYQDEFVSSQLKIPSDTLSKFPAFDIYYIYSFSSEQFVYYLTLQLDTQLTSPDSSGEQFFTSKIVRLCVGDPKFYSYVEFPIGCLKDGVEYRLIQDAYLSKPGKYLARSLKISEKEDILFTVFSQGQKNRMKPPKESALCLFTLRKIKEKIKDRIQSCYRGEGKLSLPWLLNKELACINSPLQIDDDFCGQDFNQPLGGTTLVEGIPLLVDGEDGMTSIAAYDYRGHSVAFFGTRSGKIKKVLVDSVGPGSGGPLLYENVTIAEGSPILRDLVFSPDYQYIYAMTDKRVSRVPVESCEQYESCELCLGSRDPHCGWCVLHNVCSRKDKCDRANEYQRFASNLRQCVQLSVQPRNISVTTSEVLLILQTRNVPDLSTGVNCSFEDFTETEGRIMDGRIYCRSPSAKDIIPITKGQGDKRVVKLYLKSKETGKKFASTDFVFYNCSVHQS